A genomic region of Phragmites australis chromosome 2, lpPhrAust1.1, whole genome shotgun sequence contains the following coding sequences:
- the LOC133892572 gene encoding uncharacterized protein LOC133892572, giving the protein MQFFSGSSLTSVAPEASPAPAAPPGTGTGANAQVLYVFNRNGVCLLYREWHRPLRTLDPTQDHKLMFGLLYSLRSFTAKMDPTSAEKGNLGVPLLPGQGCSFYSFKTNTYKLNFMESPSGLKLILITHPRTGDQRDSLKHIYNLYVDYVVKNPLCAPGAPIKCELFNKHLDQYVKTLI; this is encoded by the exons ATGCAGTTCTTCAGCGGCTCCTCGCTCACGTCAGTGGCGCCGGAGGCGAGCCCCGCCCCGGCGGCGCCCCCCGGCACAGGCACGGGCGCCAACGCGCAGGTGCTCTACGTCTTCAACCGCAACGGCGTCTGCCTGCTCTACCGCGAGTGGCACCGCCCGCTCCGCACGCTCGACCCCACCCAGGACCACAAGCTCATGTTCGGCCTCCTCTACTCACTCCGATCCTTCACCGCCAAGATGGACCCCACCTC GGCTGAAAAGGGGAACCTTGGGGTGCCATTACTGCCAGGCCAGGGCTGTTCATTTTATAGCTTCAAAACAAACACATACAAACTGAACTTCATGGAGAGCCCTTCTGGTCTAAAG CTTATTCTGATTACACATCCAAGGACTGGTGATCAGCGAGATTCACTGAAGCATATCTACAATCTATACGTGGATTATGTTGTAAAAAATCCTCTGTGCGCTCCTGGAGCTCCAATCAA ATGTGAACTTTTCAATAAACATCTCGATCAATATGTGAAAACATTAATTTGA
- the LOC133892545 gene encoding uncharacterized protein LOC133892545 has product MAAAAVLLRAALRRSRPVAAAFLLHRPLPYARGLHPPPPLGRALPPLPRLPFSAAFGYSTAAEESAAPARPKGKARKNPMKQSRVDFTKVDAALLPTVILVGRPNVGKSALFNRFIRRREALVYNTPGDHVTRDIREGIAKLGDLRFRVLDSAGLETAATSGSILSRTADMTGNVLARAQFAIFLIDVRDGLQPLDLEVGQWLRKHASGIHTLVAMNKSESLDEHGVLTAAAGEAHRLGLGDPVAISAETGLGMAELYEILRPLFEEYMFQLPNNGLNQDDPALGAKTEAHEGDESKLPLQLAIVGRPNVGKSTLLNTLLQEQRVLVGPEAGLTRDSIRAQFQFDNRTVYLVDTAGWMERPGKEKGPASLSVVQSRKNLMRAHIVALVLDAEKIAKSKSSMNHAEVVIARQAIEEGRGLVVIVNKMDLLRDNQLLFDKVMDAVPREIQTVIPQVTGIPVVFVSALEGRGRVAVMLQVIDTYEKWCLRLSTSRLNRWLRKVMSRHSWKDSATQPKVKYFTQVKARPPTFVAFMSGKAQLSDTDIRFLTKSLKEDFNIGGIPIRIVQRSIPRKASAKSNIRNAGPRIARMKTDKRSTISDPTQS; this is encoded by the exons atggccgccgccgccgttcttCTCCGCGCCGCCCTCCGGCGGAGCCGTCCGGTCGCCGCTGCCTTCCTGCTCCACCGCCCCCTCCCCTATGCTCGAGGCCTCCATCCTCCTCCGCCTCTTG GGCGtgctcttcctcccctcccgagGCTTCCGTTCTCCGCCGCCTTCGGCTACTCCACCGCAGCTGAGGAGTCGGCGGCACCCGCGAGGCCCAAGGGCAAGGCCAGGAAGAACCCCATGAAGCAGTCGCGCGTCGACTTCACCAAGGTGGACGCCGCGCTTCTCCCCACCGTCATACTCGTCGGCCGCCCCAACGTCGGCAAGTCCGCACTCTTCAACCG ATTTATACGGAGGAGGGAGGCATTGGTGTACAATACACCTGGGGATCATGTCACTCGTGATATTCGTGAAGGAATTGCCAAGCTCGGAGATCTCCGTTTCCGTGTGCTTGACTCAGCTGGACTCGAGACAGCAGCGACATCTGGGAGCATCCTCTCTCGGACAGCTGACATGACAGGCAACGTGTTGGCTAGGGCTCAGTTTGCCATTTTCTTGATTGATGTGAG GGATGGCCTACAACCTCTGGATCTTGAGGTTGGGCAATGGTTGCGTAAGCATGCATCTGGGATACATACCCTAGTCGCAATGAACAAGTCTGAATCACTTGATGAGCATGGAGTTCTGACTGCGGCTGCTGGAGAAGCACACAGATTGGGTCTTGGTGATCCAGTTGCAATATCTGCAGAGACAGGCCTGGGGATGGCAGAACTTTATGAGATACTCAGGCCATTGTTTGAGGAGTACATGTTTCAGCTTCCGAACA ATGGACTCAACCAAGATGACCCTGCTTTGGGGGCTAAAACTGAGGCCCATGAAGGTGACGAAAGCAAGTTACCTTTGCAGTTAGCAATTGTGGGACGTCCTAATGTGGGGAAGTCTACCCTTCTGAATACCTTGTTGCAAGAACAAAGAGTTCTGGTTGGTCCAGAGGCAGGCTTAACAAGGGACTCGATTCGGGCTCAGTTTCAGTTTGACAACCGAACTGTATATTTG GTGGACACCGCAGGTTGGATGGAAAGACCAGGAAAGGAGAAAGGGCCAGCATCTTTGAGTGTGGTGCAGTCAAGAAAGAACTTGATGAGGGCTCACATTGTTGCTCTTGTGCTGGATGCAGAAAAG ATTGCAAAGTCCAAGAGTAGCATGAATCATGCAGAAGTTGTGATAGCACGGCAAGCAATAGAAGAGGGCCGTGGACTCGTTGTGATTGTCAATAAAATGGATCTCCTTAGAGATAACCAACTGTTGTTTGACAAGGTGATGGATGCTGTTCCTAGAGAAATTCAGACAGTCATTCCTCAG GTTACAGGAATACCGGTTGTTTTTGTGTCAGCATTGGAGGGCAGGGGGCGGGTTGCTGTTATGCTCCAGGTTATTGACACTTATGAGAAGTGGTGTTTAAGATTGTCAACCTCACGGCTCAACCGTTGGTTGCGTAAG GTTATGAGTAGACATTCCTGGAAAGACTCAGCCACACAGCCAAAAGTTAAGTACTTCACTCAAGTGAAAGCACGGCCACCAACATTTGTTGCCTTTATGAGTGGGAAGGCTCAGCTATCCGATACAGATATCAGGTTCTTGACAAAATCTCTCAAGGAAGATTTCAACATTGGGGGAATACCAATCCGGATAGTCCAGCGTTCTATTCCAAGAAAAGCGTCTGCAAAGAGCAATATTAGGAATGCTGGGCCTAGGATTGCCAGGATGAAAACAGACAAAAGATCAACGATATCCGATCCCACTCAATCATAG
- the LOC133892563 gene encoding 3-methyl-2-oxobutanoate hydroxymethyltransferase 1, mitochondrial, producing MRRSHLVWHLARRLLSNVPESTVYGGPRPQEAARRVTVTTLRGKHRRGESITVVTAYDYPSAVHVDSAGIDVCLVGDSAAMVVHGHDTTLPITLDLMLDHCRAVARGAPRPLLVGDLPFGCYESSAAQAVDSAVRVLKEGGMDAIKLEGGAPSRISAAKAIVEAGIAVMGHVGLTPQAISVLGGFRPQGKTVDSAVKVVETALALQEAGCFSVVLECVPAPVAAAATSALQIPTIGIGAGPFCSGQVLVYHDLLGMLQHPHHAKVTPKFCKQFGNVGDVINKALSEYKQEVETRSFPGPSHTPYKITPTDVDGFANTLQKMGLNEAADAAAAAAENCEKDGSPKENS from the exons ATGCGGCGGTCTCACCTCGTGTGGCACctggcgcggcggctgctgAGCAACGTCCCGGAGTCCACCGTCTACGGAGGGCCGCGGCCGCAGGAGGCGGCGCGGCGCGTGACGGTGACCACGCTCCGCGGGAAGCACCGCCGCGGGGAGTCCATCACCGTCGTCACCGCCTACGACTACCCCTCAGCGGTCCACGTCGACTCCGCGGGGATCGACGTCTGCCTCGTCGGCGACTCCGCTGCGATGGTCGTGCACGGCCACGACACCACGCTCCCCATTACCCTCGACCTCATGCTCGACCACTGCCGCGCCGTGGCGCGCGGCGCCCCACGGCCGCTCCTAGTCGGGGACCTCCCGTTCGGGTGCTACGAGTCCTCCGCCGCGCAG GCTGTCGACTCAGCGGTGAGGGTACTGAAAGAAGGTGGAATGGATGCAATCAAGCTGGAAGGAGGTGCACCGTCAAGGATCAGTGCAGCCAAAGCTATTGTAGAGGCTGGAATTGCTGTCATGGGGCATGTTGGCCTGACGCCGCAGGCTATTAGTGTGCTCGGTGGATTTCGACCACAAGGGAAGACGGTCGATAGTGCTGTAAAG GTTGTGGAGACAGCACTCGCCTTGCAGGAGGCTGGTTGCTTCTCGGTAGTGTTGGAGTGTGTGCCTGCTCCAGTGGCAGCTGCTGCGACGTCAGCATTGCAAATCCCAACCATTGGCATTGGGGCTGGACCATTCTGTAGTGGGCAG GTCTTGGTCTACCATGATTTGTTAGGGATGTTGCAGCATCCACATCATGCCAAA GTCACACCGAAATTCTGCAAACAATTTGGCAATGTCGGCGATGTCATCAACAAGGCGCTATCCGAGTataagcaagaagtggaaacTCGGTCTTTCCCAGGTCCAAGCCACACCCCATATAAAATAACTCCCACAGATGTTGATGGCTTTGCGAACACGCTACAGAAGATGGGCTTGAATGAGGCTGCAGATGCTGCAGCCGCTGCTGCTGAAAACTGTGAGAAAGATGGAAGTCCAAAAGAAAACAGTTGA
- the LOC133892556 gene encoding uncharacterized protein LOC133892556 — MPDSSAPNPFLSLTSAFPFLSSSSPLPAAPHLTVPLLLPVSSASTSSSRRGPQPLMAGAGASGGGKAVGGGKGGGGGGPAFVGQVFTMLDPSGNGLMAVTTRFELPRFLTNRTPTWFKRILSPLKKSENGPVFRFFMDLNDAVSYVKRLNVPRGMVGACRLDIAYEHFKEKPHMFQFVSNDKQVKAANKLLKSLPQRSRRKQLDGVPIFSAQNLNIAVATNDGIRWYTPYFFDKNLLDNILEASMDQHFHSIMQNRHTQRRRGIVDDSLTSEIIEESADSLLEPPEVQELMNEIGPAGIPLSVVTKAAEIQFLDVVDKVLLGNKWLRKAAGIQPQFPYVVDSFEERTAVSIANITTTSSSFSAPKDDNCYQNNQQSQSSEPSIDSSNHINHNNPDHNQFRFPFSSLLPNIWPGHDRKFKAQERDSKFSRYDAGMNNDLQANPLLPKITMVGISTGEGGQMSKANLKKTMEDLTKELEQTGEKNTFNEQKDPLFVANVGDYSRITKISTT, encoded by the exons ATGCCGGACTCCTCCGCGCCCAACCCCTTCCTCTCCCTCACCTCCGCCttccccttcctctcctcctcctcgcccttgCCCGCCGCTCCCCACCTCACcgtcccgctcctcctccccgtctcctcggcctcgacctcGTCATCCCGCCGCGGGCCGCAGCCGCTGATGGCCGGCGCGGGCGCGTCCGGTGGCGGGAAGGCGGTAGGAGGGGGtaagggcggcggtggcgggggcCCTGCGTTTGTGGGGCAGGTGTTTACCATGCTCGACCCCTCCGGGAACGGCCTCATGGCCGTCACCACCCGCTTCGAGCTCCCGCGCTTCCTCACCAACAG GACTCCTACGTGGTTCAAAAGAATCTTATCACCATTGAAGAAGAGTGAAAATGGGCCAGTATTTAGGTTTTTTATGGATTTGAATGATGCAG TATCCTATGTTAAGCGGCTAAATGTGCCAAGGGGCATGGTGGGGGCTTGTCGCCTTGATATAGCATATGAACATTTCAAG gaaaaacctcACATGTTCCAGTTTGTTTCAAATGACAAGCAG GTCAAGGCTGCCAATAAGCTATTAAAGTCACTTCCACAAAGGAGCAGAAGAAAACAACTTGATGGCGTCCCTATTTTTAGTGCTCAAAACTTAAATATTGCAGTGGCAACAAATGATGGAATTAGATG GTATACACCATACTTTTTTGATAAAAATTTGCTGGACAATATTCTTGAAGCTTCAATGGATCAACATTTCCATTCAATAATGCAAAATCGCCATACACAACGTAGGAGAGGTATTGTTGATGATAGTTTAACATCAGAAATAATTGAAGAAAGTGCTGACAGCTTGCTTGAGCCCCCGGAG GTACAAGAATTGATGAATGAGATTGGTCCAGCTGGAATACCACTAAGTGTTGTAACAAAAGCTGCAGAGATTcagtttcttgatgttgttgATAAAGTTCTTCTAGGAAATAAGTGGTTGAGAAAAGCTGCTGGCATACAGCCACAGTTCCCTTACGTTGTTGATTCATTTGAGGAAAG GACTGCTGTTTCAATTGCGAATATTACTACTACCAGCAGTAGTTTTTCTGCTCCTAAGGATGACAATTGCTACCAAAATAATCAGCAATCTCAATCTTCGGAGCCGAGTATTGACAGCAGCAACCACATAAATCACAATAACCCAGATCATAATCAATTTCGTTTTCCATTTAGCAGTCTGCTTCCAAATATATGGCCGGGGCATGACAGAAAGTTTAAAGCGCAAGAAAGGGACAGCAAATTCAGCAG ATATGATGCCGGCATGAACAATGACTTACAAGCGAACCCTCTTCTTCCGAAAATCACCATGGTTGGCATCTCAACGGGTGAAGGTGGACAGATGAGTAAAGCCAACTTAAAGAAGACAATGGAAGATTTGACGAAAGAATTGGAGCAAACAGGTGAAAAAAATACCTTCAATGAACAGAAAGACCCACTTTTTGTGGCCAACGTTGGTGACTACTCAAGGATAACAAAGATTAGCACTACATGA